Proteins from one Pyrobaculum neutrophilum V24Sta genomic window:
- a CDS encoding geranylgeranylglyceryl/heptaprenylglyceryl phosphate synthase — MKLYEYLLEGTKHFTLIDPDKSVDYLKIARYALEAGTDGILVGGSLGIRESQIAQVARDIKSVAHVPVVIFPGSVSQLTEEADGVLFLSVLNSLDPYYIIGAQVHGAVLLAKHYPRLEVISTAYVIVGDGGAAGFVSMSKPIPYTRPDIAAAYALAANYIGFKALYLEAGSGAPQPAPPEMVKAVRKAFPRVLIVGGGIRSGEAARAVARERPNVIVTGTLAEENPEKLGEIVKAVKSA; from the coding sequence ATGAAGCTCTATGAATATCTGCTAGAAGGCACGAAGCACTTCACGTTGATCGACCCAGATAAGTCTGTGGACTATCTAAAGATAGCTAGATACGCCCTGGAGGCGGGGACAGACGGCATCCTCGTAGGCGGATCCCTAGGGATTAGGGAGAGCCAGATCGCCCAGGTGGCCAGAGATATAAAATCCGTTGCCCACGTGCCGGTGGTCATATTCCCAGGCTCCGTTTCGCAACTCACCGAGGAGGCAGACGGCGTGTTGTTCCTCAGCGTGTTGAACTCCCTAGACCCCTACTACATCATAGGGGCTCAAGTCCACGGCGCCGTCCTACTGGCTAAACACTACCCGAGGCTTGAGGTCATATCAACCGCGTATGTAATCGTCGGCGACGGCGGCGCCGCCGGCTTTGTATCCATGAGCAAGCCGATACCGTACACCAGGCCCGACATCGCGGCGGCCTACGCCCTAGCCGCAAACTACATCGGGTTCAAGGCGCTCTACCTAGAGGCCGGCAGCGGCGCCCCCCAGCCGGCGCCCCCCGAGATGGTCAAAGCCGTGAGGAAGGCCTTCCCCAGGGTCTTGATAGTTGGCGGCGGCATAAGAAGCGGGGAGGCCGCGCGGGCCGTGGCGCGGGAGAGGCCCAACGTAATCGTCACTGGCACGCTGGCGGAGGAGAACCCCGAAAAGCTGGGCGAGATAGTGAAGGCGGTCAAGTCGGCCTAG
- a CDS encoding translation initiation factor IF-6 encodes MSFDVAPLKVFGSSSVGVFLATNNSVTFLPPDVPEKIDDVVRSTLRTSVARFSVARSPLLGIFLVLNDNGVVLPSLALEEEVRLFKSLGLNVGVVNSRYTAISNLVLANNKVAVVSPLLEAEARKVVSDVLGVEAVVDTIAGNPLVGSLAVANSRGVLVAPEATDEDLKKLAGYFNARVDVGTVNKGKSFLRGGLVVNDRGALVGDETAGPELMRITQVLG; translated from the coding sequence ATGAGCTTCGATGTAGCTCCCCTTAAGGTTTTTGGGAGCTCCTCTGTGGGGGTTTTCCTGGCGACTAACAACTCCGTGACTTTTCTCCCCCCCGACGTGCCTGAGAAGATAGATGACGTCGTGCGGAGCACCCTCCGTACCTCTGTGGCTAGGTTTTCGGTTGCTAGATCTCCGCTGTTGGGCATCTTCCTCGTGTTGAACGACAACGGCGTGGTTCTCCCCTCCCTTGCTCTGGAGGAGGAGGTGAGGCTGTTTAAATCGCTTGGGCTCAACGTGGGGGTGGTCAACAGCAGATATACGGCGATCTCCAACCTGGTCTTGGCTAACAACAAGGTCGCCGTGGTATCCCCCCTGCTTGAGGCGGAGGCGAGGAAGGTGGTATCTGACGTCCTAGGCGTTGAGGCAGTCGTCGACACAATCGCCGGAAATCCGCTCGTCGGTTCGCTGGCTGTGGCTAACTCCAGGGGGGTGTTGGTGGCGCCGGAGGCCACAGACGAGGATTTGAAAAAGCTGGCTGGGTACTTCAACGCGAGGGTGGACGTGGGGACCGTCAACAAGGGGAAGAGCTTCCTAAGAGGCGGCTTGGTGGTGAACGACAGAGGCGCCCTGGTGGGGGATGAAACGGCGGGTCCGGAGCTGATGAGGATAACGCAGGTCTTGGGCTAG
- a CDS encoding molybdopterin molybdotransferase MoeA, producing MRYLTGLNPVSKVADILPQVKRVEEVEKVAAWDAAGRVAARDVVAPHDYPPYPRAAYDGYAVSSEETPGRFKLVGAVLVGQYRRDLVLGRGEAAYVTVGAFLPEGADAVVPEEAARKEGELVAVERRFEKYANVDPPGSYVRKGTVLLRQGTVVTPFDVVGLLDVGITSLYVYRKLRLGIIATGDELVAPPIDPEVAAELVMRGRVIESTASLVSWYIQTYMPYVEVREKAVLGDRHEEVRAAVERFLQQYDAVVITGGAGPSEIDHFYKLGFGGLRGFRMKPGRPTSVAVVGGKPVFGLSGYPISALHGVVRIVEPVLRHMANVARGLGHGWHYAVITQDVQGEMAQIVRVRLEVGEGGLQATPIKTRHHSFTDPDACGVALVPPGGAKRGDVVLVLAYRDLRRG from the coding sequence ATGAGGTATCTCACGGGCTTAAACCCGGTTTCTAAGGTGGCCGACATCTTGCCCCAGGTAAAGAGGGTTGAGGAGGTGGAGAAGGTCGCCGCGTGGGACGCCGCCGGGCGAGTCGCCGCGAGAGACGTGGTGGCTCCCCACGACTACCCGCCGTATCCCAGAGCGGCCTACGACGGATATGCGGTGAGCTCGGAGGAGACGCCGGGGAGGTTCAAGCTCGTCGGGGCTGTTCTGGTGGGCCAGTACAGGAGGGACCTCGTCCTCGGCCGGGGGGAGGCCGCCTACGTCACAGTGGGGGCTTTCCTCCCCGAGGGGGCCGACGCAGTGGTTCCCGAGGAGGCGGCTAGGAAGGAGGGCGAGCTGGTGGCGGTGGAGAGGAGGTTTGAGAAATATGCCAACGTGGATCCGCCTGGCTCCTACGTGCGTAAGGGCACGGTGTTGCTGAGGCAGGGGACGGTCGTAACGCCTTTTGACGTAGTAGGCCTTCTCGACGTGGGGATAACCTCCCTATATGTCTATAGAAAGCTACGCCTTGGCATAATCGCGACGGGGGACGAGCTGGTGGCTCCGCCTATAGATCCAGAGGTCGCCGCCGAGCTTGTGATGAGGGGGAGGGTGATCGAATCCACGGCGTCTCTGGTCTCGTGGTATATACAGACCTACATGCCCTATGTGGAGGTGCGGGAGAAGGCGGTGTTGGGGGATAGACATGAGGAGGTCCGCGCCGCCGTGGAGAGGTTTCTCCAGCAGTACGACGCCGTTGTAATCACCGGGGGCGCGGGGCCTAGCGAGATAGATCACTTCTACAAGCTCGGCTTCGGAGGTCTGAGGGGCTTCCGCATGAAGCCGGGAAGGCCGACCAGCGTGGCCGTAGTCGGCGGAAAGCCGGTCTTCGGCCTCTCCGGCTACCCAATAAGCGCGCTCCACGGCGTGGTGAGGATCGTGGAGCCGGTCCTCCGCCACATGGCGAACGTGGCTAGGGGGCTTGGCCACGGGTGGCACTACGCGGTGATTACGCAGGACGTGCAGGGGGAGATGGCCCAGATCGTGAGGGTGAGGCTTGAGGTGGGCGAGGGGGGACTACAGGCAACGCCTATTAAGACGAGGCACCACAGTTTTACAGACCCAGACGCGTGCGGGGTGGCGCTGGTGCCCCCCGGAGGGGCGAAAAGGGGAGACGTGGTTCTGGTCCTCGCCTATCGGGACTTGAGGAGGGGCTAG
- a CDS encoding DNA lyase codes for MNSDCLRLTLYPSLTLALLDERYVKIFGVRKGVAAQDDHYISGRWYNPWRYINDAEGKTRDIVHQLVERYGGCVSISTSPGDEDLLFVVAFLTQNTDYHGNVLRWTRRLFQRSEDLRRIAQLAPSVGRSYQLQRLPQAIQDFTALGKPRARDELLKIRGVGPKVADLYLLYTGDPTSAPVDKHFMRTAPKLGLSGEAPRAELCRRYTCGRCPLSARCLRAEATRRLGRLAGWAQTISYLLDKGQLPA; via the coding sequence ATGAACTCTGACTGCCTCCGCCTCACTCTATACCCCAGCCTAACGCTGGCGTTGCTGGACGAGCGCTACGTTAAGATCTTCGGCGTGAGGAAAGGCGTGGCGGCGCAGGACGACCACTATATATCCGGCCGGTGGTACAACCCCTGGAGATATATAAACGACGCCGAGGGGAAAACGCGCGATATAGTGCACCAACTCGTCGAGAGATACGGAGGATGCGTAAGCATATCCACATCCCCAGGCGACGAGGACCTCCTCTTCGTCGTAGCCTTCCTCACCCAGAACACCGACTACCACGGCAACGTGCTGAGGTGGACCCGCCGCCTCTTCCAGCGCTCCGAGGATCTGCGGAGGATCGCCCAGCTCGCCCCGTCGGTCGGGCGGAGCTACCAGCTCCAGCGCCTTCCCCAGGCTATACAGGACTTCACGGCGTTGGGAAAACCGCGGGCCAGAGATGAGCTGCTGAAGATAAGGGGGGTGGGCCCCAAGGTGGCGGACCTCTACCTGCTCTACACCGGCGACCCCACCTCCGCCCCCGTGGATAAACACTTCATGCGGACAGCCCCAAAGCTGGGGCTCTCCGGCGAAGCTCCTCGGGCTGAGCTATGCCGCAGGTACACATGCGGGCGGTGCCCCCTCTCTGCCCGGTGTCTAAGAGCTGAGGCAACCCGCCGCCTCGGCCGCCTAGCCGGCTGGGCGCAGACCATCTCCTACCTCCTAGACAAGGGGCAACTACCCGCCTAG
- a CDS encoding 50S ribosomal protein L39e — protein MARNKPLGKKLRLAAALRSNRNPPVWVVAKTKRRVVRSPARRHWRRVKLKA, from the coding sequence ATGGCTCGTAACAAGCCTCTTGGCAAAAAGCTCAGGCTCGCCGCCGCCCTTAGGTCAAACAGGAACCCGCCCGTCTGGGTAGTGGCTAAGACCAAGAGGCGGGTTGTCAGATCCCCCGCGCGTAGACACTGGAGGAGGGTTAAGCTGAAGGCCTAG
- a CDS encoding 30S ribosomal protein S19e encodes MTSVKDVPADLLIAELARYIRENVPQVKPPVWAPFVKTGANKERPPMTQDWWYVRAASLMRKLYLYGPVGVGSLRTAYGYRAKIGDKTRPERTRKAGGAIIRKLLQQLEQAGFVAKTKGGRVLTPEGKSLVDRLAAKIARDLAKARPELAKYLAPPKE; translated from the coding sequence GTGACTTCGGTTAAGGACGTCCCTGCGGATCTGCTAATTGCAGAGCTGGCTAGGTACATAAGGGAGAACGTGCCGCAGGTGAAGCCGCCCGTCTGGGCGCCCTTTGTGAAGACGGGCGCCAACAAGGAGAGGCCTCCCATGACGCAGGACTGGTGGTACGTGAGAGCAGCCTCGCTGATGAGGAAGCTGTACCTCTACGGCCCGGTGGGGGTGGGGAGCTTGAGGACGGCCTATGGATACAGGGCGAAGATCGGCGATAAGACGAGGCCCGAGAGGACTAGGAAAGCCGGCGGGGCCATCATCAGGAAGCTACTGCAGCAGCTTGAGCAGGCCGGCTTCGTGGCGAAGACCAAGGGCGGGAGGGTGTTGACTCCGGAGGGCAAATCCCTCGTGGATAGGCTCGCGGCGAAGATAGCGAGGGACCTCGCGAAGGCTAGGCCGGAGCTCGCGAAATACCTAGCTCCCCCCAAGGAGTAA
- a CDS encoding tryptophan--tRNA ligase, with protein sequence MDVKGEDFVVTPWEVRGRVDYDKLLQHFGARRLTQAEVSILERYAGEVHPLIRRGFFYAHRDFDAILKWHGEGKPWALYTGRGPSGPVHIGHMVPWILLKWFSDKFGLEVYFQMTDDEKFYDDPDMKLDEATGWAYENALDIIALGFTPDKLHLIVDTKDIKPLYPIAVRVAKKLTWNTVKATFGFTDSTNIGLIFYPSLQIAVAFLPTELRGQPTPVLIPCAIDQDPYFRLARDIADGLGYPKPATLYSKFIMALTGESKMSASNPDSAIYTIDDEKTVKRKIMNAFTGGRPTAEEQRKYGGDPDICPVFHYHMLFDPDDASVEKIRQDCKSGAMLCGECKLRLYEKITRFLKDHRERREKARGRVDEYRISVKLK encoded by the coding sequence GTGGACGTAAAAGGGGAAGACTTCGTAGTTACGCCGTGGGAGGTAAGAGGGAGAGTCGACTATGACAAGCTCCTTCAGCACTTCGGCGCGCGGCGGCTCACGCAGGCCGAGGTGTCGATACTCGAAAGATACGCGGGCGAGGTGCACCCCCTGATTAGGAGGGGCTTCTTCTACGCCCATAGAGACTTCGACGCCATATTGAAGTGGCACGGGGAGGGGAAGCCCTGGGCTTTATACACGGGGAGGGGGCCAAGCGGGCCTGTACACATAGGCCACATGGTCCCGTGGATACTGCTGAAGTGGTTCTCGGACAAGTTCGGCCTTGAGGTCTACTTCCAGATGACAGACGACGAGAAGTTCTACGACGACCCGGATATGAAGCTCGACGAGGCCACCGGCTGGGCATACGAAAACGCCCTAGACATAATCGCCCTGGGCTTCACGCCCGACAAGCTACACCTCATAGTGGACACAAAAGACATCAAGCCGCTCTACCCAATCGCGGTGAGGGTAGCCAAGAAGCTCACCTGGAACACCGTCAAGGCCACCTTCGGCTTCACCGACTCAACCAACATAGGCCTCATCTTCTACCCGTCGCTACAGATAGCCGTCGCCTTCCTCCCCACGGAGCTCCGAGGCCAGCCCACCCCCGTGTTGATACCATGCGCCATCGACCAAGACCCCTACTTCAGGCTGGCGAGAGATATAGCCGACGGCCTCGGCTACCCCAAGCCCGCCACGCTCTACTCGAAGTTCATAATGGCGCTCACGGGGGAGAGCAAGATGTCCGCCTCAAACCCCGACTCGGCGATATATACTATAGACGACGAGAAGACCGTAAAGAGGAAGATAATGAACGCCTTCACCGGAGGCCGGCCCACGGCGGAGGAGCAACGTAAATACGGCGGAGACCCAGACATATGCCCCGTCTTCCACTACCACATGTTGTTCGACCCAGACGACGCCTCCGTGGAGAAAATCCGGCAGGACTGCAAGTCGGGCGCCATGCTCTGCGGAGAGTGCAAGCTGAGGCTCTACGAAAAGATCACGAGATTTCTAAAAGACCACAGGGAGAGGAGAGAAAAAGCACGCGGGAGAGTCGACGAGTACCGCATAAGCGTTAAGCTCAAGTGA
- a CDS encoding inositol monophosphatase family protein, translating to MLGVLEAAVARASQYLMSAFRSGGGRAVVLDKGDDVTREADLAVEEMVFQMLKESFREGGVLYAEERGVYRWGDERYIFVLDPLDGSLNFAVGIPLFAVSLAAGRNREGTLHDLEYAAVAIPPTGDVYTAGPGVGARKNGRPVRREVRSNVVFVAVSNGFPDKTCDVVRRLGLKGRSLGSSAAELVFTAEGAARGFLDLRGRLRVLDIAGALTFGRYVPGFKYILYGEPYPDSRVSIIAGDGPFVDAAAN from the coding sequence GTGCTCGGCGTTTTGGAGGCGGCGGTGGCGCGGGCCTCGCAATACCTAATGTCCGCCTTCAGAAGCGGCGGGGGTAGGGCCGTCGTCTTAGACAAGGGAGACGACGTGACTAGGGAGGCCGATCTGGCCGTCGAGGAGATGGTGTTTCAGATGCTGAAGGAGAGCTTTAGAGAGGGAGGGGTGCTCTACGCCGAGGAAAGGGGGGTCTATAGATGGGGAGACGAGCGCTACATCTTCGTCCTAGACCCGCTCGACGGCTCCCTCAACTTCGCCGTTGGGATCCCCCTCTTCGCCGTCTCCCTAGCGGCGGGGAGAAACAGGGAGGGCACCCTCCACGACCTGGAATACGCCGCGGTCGCCATACCGCCCACGGGGGACGTATACACGGCGGGGCCCGGCGTGGGGGCTAGGAAAAACGGCAGGCCCGTGAGGAGGGAGGTGAGGAGCAACGTGGTGTTTGTGGCGGTGAGCAACGGCTTTCCTGACAAGACCTGCGACGTCGTTAGAAGGCTGGGGCTCAAGGGCAGGAGCTTGGGGAGCTCGGCGGCTGAGCTGGTGTTTACGGCCGAGGGCGCCGCCAGGGGCTTCCTCGACCTAAGGGGGAGGCTCCGTGTGTTGGACATAGCCGGCGCCCTCACCTTCGGGAGGTACGTGCCGGGGTTCAAGTATATACTGTATGGAGAGCCCTACCCCGACTCCAGGGTGTCCATAATAGCGGGGGACGGGCCATTTGTAGATGCAGCCGCCAATTGA
- a CDS encoding 50S ribosomal protein L31e — MSEERKVVASREYVISLRRAYVVSRTKRAKYAVGLIRRFVARHLKVEPSAVKIGQKLNMELWSRGIEKPPRRVRVSVEKYSDGTALVELKE, encoded by the coding sequence GTGTCTGAGGAGAGGAAGGTGGTGGCCTCGCGGGAGTACGTCATCAGCTTGAGGAGGGCCTACGTGGTGTCTAGGACGAAGAGGGCTAAGTACGCCGTTGGCCTAATTAGGAGGTTTGTGGCTAGGCATCTGAAGGTGGAGCCCAGCGCTGTAAAGATCGGGCAGAAGTTGAACATGGAGCTGTGGTCCCGCGGCATAGAGAAGCCGCCGAGGAGGGTGAGGGTGTCCGTCGAGAAGTACAGCGACGGCACGGCCTTGGTGGAGCTGAAGGAATGA
- a CDS encoding DNA-binding protein, whose amino-acid sequence MAEGGYEDRELEELRRKKLEELQKKAELERQAQIAAAQRRIALKKILTPAALARLDNIRVVRPELAEALEQQLIALASSGRVRVPIDEDTLKEILEAVYSQSKREYRFRL is encoded by the coding sequence ATGGCTGAGGGGGGCTACGAAGATAGGGAGCTGGAGGAGCTCAGGAGGAAGAAGCTGGAGGAGTTGCAGAAGAAGGCCGAGCTCGAGCGCCAGGCCCAGATTGCGGCTGCCCAGAGGAGGATCGCCCTGAAGAAGATACTAACGCCGGCAGCCTTGGCGAGGCTTGACAACATCAGGGTGGTTAGGCCCGAGCTGGCGGAGGCGCTTGAGCAACAGCTGATCGCCTTGGCGTCCTCGGGCAGAGTTAGGGTGCCGATCGACGAGGACACCCTCAAGGAGATCCTGGAGGCGGTGTACAGCCAGTCGAAGAGGGAGTACCGCTTCAGGCTCTAA
- the pfdA gene encoding prefoldin subunit alpha — protein sequence MSRQDVQRLLEEYQVISELLSGLQAQHATVSELLEELTTALDGVRLLKSEGPDRLVHIGAGLYVGGSFSSREVLTPLGAGYHAFVDLENAERILKERIEEYSRLKTSLEENIEKLAERAAQIRQVLERLGAR from the coding sequence ATGTCTAGGCAGGATGTACAGAGGTTGTTGGAGGAGTACCAGGTAATAAGCGAGCTTCTGTCGGGTCTCCAGGCCCAACACGCCACGGTGTCTGAGCTTCTTGAGGAGCTTACCACGGCCCTCGACGGAGTGCGCCTTCTGAAGTCCGAGGGGCCCGACAGGCTTGTACACATCGGGGCTGGCCTATACGTGGGGGGGAGCTTCAGCTCTAGGGAGGTGCTGACGCCGCTGGGGGCGGGCTACCACGCCTTTGTAGATCTGGAAAACGCAGAGAGGATTCTGAAGGAGAGGATAGAGGAGTACTCCCGCCTAAAGACCTCTCTGGAGGAGAACATAGAGAAGCTGGCCGAGAGGGCGGCTCAGATCCGCCAGGTTCTAGAGAGGCTTGGAGCCAGGTAG
- a CDS encoding SWIM zinc finger family protein, whose amino-acid sequence MQPPIDERVRSFLLSLSRALGTRIENVLDLYLYVSPETVRIVEIVERGGKIAGLRLAVRSRKKPDVWYYVAVGEYGAKCTCEGNTIGGKICRHIIIGVITWNMISLIKRGEDIDPTKLTWLSQGEREI is encoded by the coding sequence ATGCAGCCGCCAATTGACGAACGCGTCAGAAGCTTCCTCCTCTCCCTCTCCAGAGCGCTGGGGACGAGGATAGAGAACGTGCTGGATCTCTACCTATACGTGTCGCCTGAGACCGTGCGGATCGTAGAAATCGTGGAAAGAGGCGGGAAGATAGCTGGGCTTAGGCTGGCTGTCCGCTCCAGGAAGAAGCCGGATGTGTGGTACTACGTGGCCGTGGGGGAATACGGCGCAAAATGCACATGCGAGGGGAACACCATAGGGGGCAAGATCTGTAGACATATAATCATCGGCGTTATAACATGGAACATGATCTCGCTCATAAAACGCGGAGAGGACATAGATCCGACCAAGCTCACCTGGCTCAGCCAAGGGGAAAGAGAGATCTAA
- a CDS encoding phosphoribosyltransferase, with translation MPKIPVKVVSFDEIVEWSRKLAERIKESGWQPDVIVAVARGGYVPARLLCDWLGVSDLLSVQVVHWPTAAQVAEKAYVKYPVNVDLSGKRVLVVDDIVDTGDSIELAKRTIEQCCRPAEVKTAALQVITSVAKFMPDYYAIEVKEWVWFAYQWNAVEDAAGFIMKIVKETGKADWCLDEMIQAHMEWYGGDYVEKRFGYIMYALETLAKRGHIKLHRCRS, from the coding sequence GTGCCGAAGATCCCCGTAAAAGTCGTCTCGTTTGACGAAATCGTTGAATGGAGCAGGAAACTCGCCGAGAGGATCAAAGAAAGCGGCTGGCAACCCGACGTCATCGTGGCTGTGGCGCGCGGCGGATACGTGCCGGCGCGTCTCCTCTGCGACTGGCTCGGCGTAAGCGACCTCCTCAGCGTCCAGGTGGTGCACTGGCCCACAGCCGCCCAAGTCGCCGAGAAGGCGTACGTCAAGTACCCAGTTAACGTGGACCTCAGCGGCAAGAGGGTTCTGGTGGTAGACGACATAGTAGACACCGGAGACAGCATAGAGCTGGCGAAGAGGACCATAGAGCAGTGCTGCCGCCCAGCGGAGGTTAAGACAGCCGCTTTACAGGTTATCACAAGCGTCGCCAAGTTCATGCCGGACTACTACGCCATAGAGGTCAAGGAGTGGGTCTGGTTCGCCTACCAGTGGAACGCCGTGGAGGACGCCGCCGGCTTCATAATGAAGATAGTTAAGGAGACCGGGAAGGCGGACTGGTGTCTCGACGAGATGATACAAGCCCACATGGAGTGGTACGGCGGCGACTATGTAGAGAAGAGGTTTGGCTATATAATGTACGCGCTGGAGACGCTGGCCAAGAGGGGGCACATCAAGCTACACAGGTGCAGATCCTAG
- a CDS encoding RAD55 family ATPase, which yields MLTIQEVASKGFTAIYGPPGSGKTSVAAKLADRIANRVLWISTNEPPSTLKNAFLRVGANAEKFYVYDFPRAFRTNIAKFIADHIHEYEALVVDTVNGLAPQGEKLEELVHGFLYQLSKEMPIIGVVEGVPRQVFYIADSLVRVGSRENALGHTVRHIKLVKSRFAPPSERILFDIVEGVGLVYIYPNKRPTVAKTPLVDDAALLGLGELYKSQIVGVYSADKKRLARRLEELAAARGVYYLSLYPPTTIPAELDEDKMRVATTFRDIVEVIYGIYSGRIKTRVFAVSGLRDVERIAGNDVVDYITAVASVAKYVDYVVDFELSGDGGGLSEAFLDARVKI from the coding sequence GTGCTTACCATCCAGGAGGTTGCGTCTAAGGGCTTTACGGCGATCTACGGCCCGCCTGGTAGCGGGAAGACCAGCGTGGCGGCCAAGCTAGCCGACAGGATCGCAAACAGGGTGCTCTGGATTAGCACAAACGAGCCTCCCTCGACGCTGAAAAACGCGTTTCTTAGGGTGGGGGCCAACGCCGAGAAGTTCTACGTATACGACTTCCCAAGAGCCTTCAGGACCAACATCGCCAAGTTTATAGCCGACCACATACACGAGTACGAGGCCCTCGTGGTAGACACGGTAAACGGACTGGCGCCGCAGGGGGAGAAGCTGGAGGAGCTGGTCCACGGCTTCCTCTACCAACTGTCTAAGGAGATGCCGATAATAGGAGTCGTGGAGGGCGTCCCGAGGCAGGTCTTCTACATAGCCGACAGCCTAGTCCGGGTTGGAAGTAGGGAAAACGCGCTGGGCCACACCGTGCGGCACATCAAGCTTGTGAAATCCAGGTTCGCCCCTCCCAGCGAGCGGATACTGTTCGACATAGTAGAGGGCGTCGGCCTGGTGTACATATACCCAAACAAAAGACCGACCGTGGCGAAGACCCCCCTTGTGGACGACGCGGCGCTTCTTGGGCTGGGCGAGCTGTATAAATCCCAGATAGTAGGCGTATACAGCGCCGACAAGAAGAGACTCGCCAGAAGGCTGGAGGAGCTGGCCGCGGCGCGCGGCGTCTACTACCTATCGCTCTACCCGCCCACCACGATCCCGGCAGAGCTGGACGAAGACAAGATGAGAGTCGCCACGACCTTCCGCGACATAGTGGAGGTGATCTACGGCATATACTCCGGCCGTATAAAGACGAGGGTCTTCGCGGTGTCCGGCTTAAGAGACGTGGAGAGGATCGCGGGCAACGACGTGGTGGACTACATAACCGCGGTAGCAAGCGTGGCTAAATATGTGGACTACGTGGTAGACTTCGAGCTGTCGGGGGATGGGGGTGGGCTCTCCGAGGCCTTCCTAGACGCAAGGGTGAAAATCTAA
- a CDS encoding radical SAM protein — protein sequence MINPERLLELVERYTVKAEGGVVYRRYRRFRADRWYGGIATADVVGCNLRCGMCWAWRNTSFVLTAGQWMPPEEVAERLRKIARERGYEQVRISGGEPLIAPRHALAVIDELRDYVFVVETNGILIDRALARELAARPNAVVRVSIKGATPEEFEKITRSPRAYFHRQLEAIRHLLESGLTPCRDVYPAAMLGFSTEESERDLKRRLEAVDPRLPQCLDVEYVILYPHVVKLMETRGLKPIRAVTPSGIPAFMI from the coding sequence GTGATCAACCCGGAGAGGTTGCTTGAGCTCGTGGAAAGATATACGGTGAAGGCAGAGGGAGGGGTGGTGTATAGACGCTACAGGAGGTTCAGAGCGGATAGGTGGTACGGGGGGATAGCCACCGCCGACGTGGTGGGTTGCAACCTGCGCTGTGGAATGTGTTGGGCGTGGAGGAACACCTCCTTCGTCCTCACCGCGGGCCAGTGGATGCCGCCGGAGGAGGTGGCCGAGAGGCTGAGGAAGATCGCGCGGGAGAGAGGCTATGAGCAGGTGAGGATATCGGGTGGGGAGCCCCTCATAGCGCCTAGACACGCGCTTGCGGTTATAGACGAGCTGAGGGACTACGTCTTCGTGGTGGAGACAAACGGGATCCTCATAGATAGGGCGCTGGCCAGGGAGCTCGCGGCGAGGCCCAACGCGGTGGTTAGGGTCTCGATAAAGGGGGCGACGCCCGAGGAGTTCGAGAAAATTACGAGGTCCCCCAGAGCCTACTTCCACAGGCAGCTGGAGGCCATAAGGCACCTCCTGGAGAGCGGCCTAACGCCGTGCCGCGACGTCTACCCAGCGGCGATGTTGGGCTTCTCCACGGAGGAGAGCGAGCGGGATCTCAAAAGAAGGCTAGAGGCGGTGGACCCCCGGCTACCACAGTGCCTCGACGTTGAGTACGTAATACTTTACCCACACGTCGTGAAGCTCATGGAGACCCGCGGACTTAAGCCCATCCGCGCCGTGACCCCGAGCGGCATTCCGGCCTTCATGATATGA
- a CDS encoding TRAM domain-containing protein, translated as MERRTRRGPPHGRHGPSGPKPVKEGDVVEVEIVEKSRRGDGVARVEGFVVFVPGAEPGQRVRVQIEKVGDTYAVGKVVT; from the coding sequence ATGGAACGGAGAACGAGAAGGGGGCCGCCCCACGGGCGGCACGGCCCGTCTGGGCCGAAACCGGTTAAGGAGGGAGACGTGGTTGAGGTCGAGATCGTGGAGAAGTCCAGGAGGGGAGACGGCGTAGCTAGGGTCGAGGGCTTCGTGGTGTTTGTGCCTGGGGCTGAGCCCGGGCAGAGGGTTAGGGTTCAGATCGAAAAGGTGGGCGACACCTACGCGGTGGGTAAGGTGGTCACTTGA
- the rpl18a gene encoding 50S ribosomal protein L18Ae: protein MPRIYRVVGETATGMRFRVEVTAEKPYDAVEKVYSLIGSRHKLSRVQIKIREVAVVSPEEARSDAAKLLMAVDRVVRY from the coding sequence ATGCCTAGGATTTATAGGGTTGTGGGCGAGACGGCGACTGGGATGAGGTTTAGGGTTGAGGTGACGGCTGAGAAGCCCTACGACGCGGTTGAGAAGGTCTACTCGCTTATAGGGAGCAGGCATAAGCTTTCGAGGGTTCAGATCAAGATCAGGGAGGTCGCCGTCGTGTCGCCTGAGGAGGCTAGGTCTGACGCCGCTAAGTTGCTGATGGCGGTGGATAGGGTGGTGAGGTATTGA